Sequence from the Erythrolamprus reginae isolate rEryReg1 chromosome 2, rEryReg1.hap1, whole genome shotgun sequence genome:
gttgttgcttccccacccccaaaatcttcaaccttacattatctacaattgacctctccccttttctaagaggtctgtaaggggcgtgcataagtgcacctttgtgcctaatgtccctgtcctactgtcttattatcctttctattactacgttttacttatgttatgttatgttaatatctactataatacagtggaaccccgacatacgagctgctctacttacgagcaactcgagataagagctgggaggggagagatatttttgttctacttacaagcccaaattcgggatacgagcgccaaggagctgtctcctgaagccgaacgctaacttccgcgttcggcttcaggagacagctgcgaagcggcgcgcgtgttttaaaaggttgcagccggcctggggggctcggggggtgcttgcagccggtctggggggcttgccagcacccccccgagccccccaggccggctgcaaccttttaaaacacgcgcgcggcttcgcagctgtctcctgaagctgaacgtggaagttagctctttttctttctctcttttaccttcccttcctctatttcttcttttctttctccttcccaccttcttccctccctccctcccttcactcattcctctcttactctcccctttcataagtttccttgcttccttcctctgttcctgtcccttccctctttccttccttccttcccaccctccgtccattcatttatcccattcctctcttgatcgcttaaagccggtccctggtgcaaaaagggttggggacctctgtcctacaggattgggtggcagagaagttgaacatatgtaaatttaaaagtttaagaaagtttacaagttaagtgaaagaaacttcattattcatttatatgtacatgtacatttcttcattaaaaacttgtctttctgcataatttagactaactttgtgagttttttgagggctggaaccaattaaaattatttacattaattcctatggggaaaagtcgttcgagataagagctgctcgacttaagagcccaggtccggaacgaattaaactcgtatctcgaggtaccactgtactatacttgtttgacaaacaaacaaataaataaataaaataataaaataaaataaaataaattatagggCTGCCCAAATTAGGAAATCGCAGTttggttaaaatatttttttaaaaaaacattaaaatatatagaaaaaatatAAGATGGAATTAATTTGTCACAGATCTCTCAGAAACTCCAGATATATAGTgggaaaagaatccaaatggttattagaatgcagtactgcaggctacttctgctgcctaccagctgcctgcaattggcagttttaatctcaccagggtcaaggttgacttttcaggttggtaaaatgaggagcaagATAGTTGTGGGCAATATATTTGTTATgtattggttctcaacctttctaatgccgtgaccccttaatacagttcttcatgttgtgtgacaccccccccaaccatatgtctagtgccaattctcccaacagagctttaagctgattggctggaaggttagagggacacccccactgtaaacgcctgattggtcggattataaaaatatgttccaaggcgccagaatagaagctttagtaaGAACTGAAgcatctattctggcgccttggaacatattaggaaacaccatggaaaaaattgtcttttcccatagtcttaggtgacccttgtgaaacagtcgttcaacccccaaaggggtcccgacccccaagttAAGAACCACTGGATATAATGTTAAAACCTGCTACAGTGAAACTAGCCTTTAGATGATCATAACTGTCAACTCCAACTGTTTTGGAAGGAAACTTAGAACATTTATATTTGGGTGggctttttcaaagattatgattGGTTATGGCCCTGTCCTTTCCCTTGGAGTATTGGTTTAGACTACTGTGTATTGGATAGCTTCACAAACCTGTTTTGATGATATtctacttcattttttaaaaatatttccattttttaaaaatataccaaAAATGTGTGGAATATGATAGTGAATCCCTTTAATGGGCATCTTGGTAGATTGGATTAATAACTTTGTACAAGATCATAACCATATTTGCTAAAATCTGTCAAAATTAATCTATTGGCAGtagaattaataattaaagaaaacTTTCTAGCTTGACTATTGTCTTGGGGCTAATTCGGACTAATTTACTGTGCTGTAGAATTCTTTCCATGTTATGCATAAAACATACCACTTAAGCTCCTAATAATTGTTTTAAGTGATTACTCCATTCTTTTTCATTAGGTCTGTCATCCACTTGTAAAATGTTGTCATGTGAAGGAAAATTCAGCTTGCTACTGACTATATGCATTGAGAACAGATACTTAGTGATAAAAAAATTGCTGCCAGAAATAGGTACTCCTTTGTGGAGTTTcttattgctaccagtttgtcaTGGAAAACTGTATATAATTGCTAAGGCAAAATAGAATAAGAGTGCAAGTTTGAAGATTAATCCTGCAGGGTAATCTAAGAGGAAGTAGTTATTTCGTATGTTATTGTAAAAATatggatattgttttatttgtttgcttatatacaaattttattattttgacaAATAACTTAAGTCAATGAACCTACTCAACATAccttcctcctatttcccccataATTAAAACCCTGTGAGATGGCTTGAACTGGCTTTCATAGCCAAGGCAGAATCTGAACTCATGGTCTCTTACTTTCTAGCCCAGTGCCTTAAATACTAGATCAAACTGGCTTTTCATCCTACTGTAGTGGCCTGGAAGGTAGTACATCTTGCAGACTTCCAACACACTTAGAGGTTTCTAGGATAATGTGACCATATGTGGCTAGTACCCCCAAAAAATCCAGAGGTTTTGAGTACTCcattactggaagtttttaataaaGAGATGGATAGCCATTTATCTAGAATGATATAGTGTCTCTTGCTTGAGTAGGGGATAGGagtagaaggtcccttccaattccggTATTCTGTGCTTTGCAACTACTGTATAATAAGATTGGATGgaggaaacaataataaaatgtCTTTACAGATAGAATAGGGTACTGCTTGTTGAAATCACCATATTGGgaaatgaaacaataaaataccTGTGAATTGCAACTCCATATTGCAACTCAGTGGTCATAATCTCACTAAACTAACTTTTGCTTCCCCATGGGTCTGCCTTGTATCTCATTCCtttaaaagaaagagggaaatcaTAATGAGATACTGAAAAAGGCAAAAGTGCTTATGATATTATGGACAGCTCCTATGTGAATTTCTTTGgtgtgcctttttaaaaaaagctaaaaaccTATGGGGTCGTTAAGTAGCAATCTTATTGGTATACAGTGAAGTTGAAAATGTGATAAATGATTCTGTATTGGAAGAAGTCATTAGTGCGTTGCACATTTCTTAATTCTTGAGtatctttttttttagaataatacttttgcttcattttctttattttattgtgCACTGCGCCTTTTCCCACAAAAGTCTTTTGGAAATGCTTTATTCCTTCATATATCTCTGTTATGAGAGAACTTTTTAATGATTATACTCAGATTCTCATGAATTCTATTCCAAAATTCCCACACAGTTTTCCAAAATGCACAGAATTATGAGCAAGTTTTTAAGATTTTGTAAATGAAGAAAGGgctagcagcaacaacaacaataacttatgtttttggccttactatATGATAGATTaggatgaatgtgtgtgactgcatagttaggggttttattatattattaatgtctttttaaatggatttaattttttattattagttttgtaatgtattgtattacttctatgttgtgagccgccccaagtcttcggagaggggcggcatacaaatctaataagctaaactattattattattattattattattattattattattattatgtcaagcaTATACATTATATAAGATTACAGAGAAAGTATAAACATGGTTACGAATCatggacattaggacagggacagtaggcacattggtgagcttatgcacgccccttacaaacctcttaggaacttATACATAGTataagttttggggatttgggaaagaaaccacagagttagagagtaggttgtttgtctctaagtggagggtaatggattggttaatgattgattccatgaccttGCAGttggagagatataaagagattggtctgtaattttcaactagctGGGGTCtctctttttgaagatagggatgattgTGGCTAGTAACCTTTAACTAGCTTTAACATCTATCATCCTACGTATGTCTGTACTTTATTTTCCTTCTGAGTATTCTAATTTACTAAGCTTTTCATTCTGTCTTCACATTATGTTCCTTGAGCTTCTGGGGGATGATTGTTTTGCTGGTTTAGTGCACTTGGACAAATTCATCATGGCACTAAAGCCATTGGAAATAGTGCTTCTTATTTACCTGGAAAGCTTCCATCCTGCCGCTTCTCTTTAGTGTGGTTTCTTGTTCCATCCGGGACATGGTATATCTGACATGAGGTCATCCTGTTTCCTATTTACAACCAGATTCTCATATATCATCCTTCTGCACGAGGGACATGATTCATTCGTTGAGAAGAAGGGGAGTATTTTCTTGCTTACCTGAATGTCCCACTAACTTTCCAGAGAGAACAGGACTTCTTTGTGAAGTGCTGTAAGAGTTTCCTTTGAGAGATGATCAATAAACAAATCCCTCTTAATAAAGTGTAAGAttggggaggaggagaaaaagaagacgTGCATCCCTGTGGGTGCTCAGTTTATCTGCCTCCAGTGTTCTCCAGGTAGTACTATCATCCACCTCTGTTTGAAAGTCACTACATTTTACCAACAAGTGATCAGCCCAGTATTTCAAGAACGGAGCCCAACTCTCCACACAACCTCACaacctccgagtcttcggagaggggcggcatgcaaatctaattaataataataataataacaataacaacaacaacaacaacaataataatatttgtctctttttccttccttccttccttccttccttccttccttccttccttccttccctccctccctccctgcctccctccctccctgcctccctccctccctccctccttccctccctccctcctttctctttcaatACATGTCTGTGTAttgtacagtgtgtgtgtgtgtgtgtgtgtgtgtgtgtgtgtattgatgGAACTTATATATTAAACTAAAACAAACCACAATGTTTAGGTCCGTTTTAGTACGTTATATGAGTTTACCCACggtagtttttaaaaagtgatttaagGTTTTACATGTTGAGTCAATCTAGCCAATTGTAGCTTAGTGAAAACCCAAAAGACACTTAGGGCTCATCCTCATGTCACCCTAACTGCAGCATGAGCCAAATTCTGGTGGGGTTGCCTTCGGTTTTTTAAGGTAAGAGCACTAGGCTTGTGTCAGTTTAAACTGGGAAAAAGAGCTGGGCTCTGTCAGCTGGGCAATGCTAGTtgtatataaatacacacacacacatacatacatacatacatacagatggACTCTACATATTCTCTGTATCtatttatacatatacacatGTTCTTATACGAAGTACTGTATAAGAGAGAAAAGGAGTAAATGGAACAGCATTGAGGAGCAAAAGATAAAAAGTTATCAGGTTCTATTTCTAGATACTGTACTAAATTTATCACCTGCTAGTAAGATTTGAGCTCATGAGGACATCACAGAAAGGCTATCAGATATATTCATGCACCAATTCTAGGAATGTGAGGAAGAGCCCTTAAATAATAAATCATGATTAAACAATCTCATCTAAGACTGTAATAAAATATTTGCTTATTACAGTTAAATAAATTATACGGGGCATTAAATATAAACTCGgtccatttctctttttctcccctccctctctccccccttctctctctgtaatttgttcagagtATATAATAATTTCCTTTATCTAGGTCAGTAGTATGCCAGCTAATATCTAAAACAAAACTGATGGATGAATGCTCACAAACAATATTTCCCAGATGGGTTAAAGACAGTAAGGAAAAGAGGAGATGAAATGAGTAGCAAGTATGGAGGCAAGTAAGAAGTTCTgaaaatgaaggggaaaaaacagaattTGTTTAGCTTCTCTTACAGCGAAATAAAAAGCCCCTGTCATTTGACTACGGAGACAGGTGGCAATATTAATctgataagtaaaataaatagagtaaacaagcaaacaagcacaaTGCAAGACTACTCTATTTGCTGTTTTTTCTCTGATCAGATTACTTTAATTCCTTAGACTCTAAATGCCGAGAACCACTTTTATTGAATAAAATTCCATGTAACCCAGCAAAACCTGACTGCCAATTTGGTAATTATAAGCACTTTTCTCTGACAGAGATTAAAGGTCTTATGTACATCTCATTAAATGATCAACAACTAATACCTGTGTGACAGTAGCCTTTTGCTCCAAAAAAGACAtttcttttactttctatcgtcttCGTACTGTTATCTGATTACTGTTTTCAGACTGCTGGGCTAGAGAATTTTGGGAGCTAAAGTCTACAACACCTTAAAGTGGCTAAGGTTGGGAGACAATGATTTAAGGTCATCTATCCTTTTGCTTCCATCTTTCATCTCTAAAATTAGCAGAGGCTGTGCTATTGAAAAGTGATGGTCCCTTAGTCTTTCAGCTCTGATATTACAAGACCAAGggtgaatggaaaggaaagaagcagccccccccccctccttttctcaGTTCCAGTCTTCTGGGTCTCCTCACCACAAGTGTGACCAGGCATAATCAACCAGTTTGGTCCCATTCTCTTTGCTCATCAGGAGATGTCCCCAGTCTCTGAAGACAAGTACCGGTAAATAACTATTTCAAGAGAGACACAGACTTATCTGTGGGGGGAGGAAATGTGGAGTTCCTTTCTTTGTAGTTTAACTTCTGTTTTGAAAGACTCCCCTGCCCCTTTCGATTGAGAGCTATATATTTTGTACCAGTCAAAGGTCCATTTTTTAGGACTCTAACCTAAATGTAAAGTTTTAATACTTTGCTTTTCCTAATTGTACTATTCTATTTCCTCTGCCACCCTCCCATCACCCCCAAATTAGATTATAAGGAAAAACTCAAAATAATGATAGTAGTATTGATTCCGGTCAGAGAAAGTAAAACGTTGTGCTTGAAAGTTTCCCTTCGAGGCATGGACTGAATCTTTCCCACCTGTATAGAATTCATCCTTAATTATTGATTTGACAAATGGACAAatgagttgactcagccttccatccttccaaggtgggtaacacgaggacccagattgttgggggcaatatgctgattctgtaaaccacttagagagggctgtaaaagcactatggagcagtatataaatctaaatgctattgctattgatacaTTGCAAattctagaaagaaagaaaaagaaggcaaaaaacTCTGAGACATTCTTACCTTTTCTAATCCCATGTTGTCCATGCTGAGAGTCTCCATGTACCGCCCAAAAGATTGGAAGGCTAAATCTGGAATGGACTTTATTGGGTTGTTTGAGAGCTTCAGATCTTCCACCACCCTTAATTTGCTCATGGCAGCCACAGGGTAGGTGCTTAGCTGGTTCCTATCTAAGTGGAATATGGCTAAGTTTTCCACATCATCCAAGGCCCCAGGTTGGATGGAGGAGATTGAGTTATTAGAGAGATAGAGCCAGCGAAGGTTCATAGCACCATGGAAGGTTCCTGATCTCAGCTCTCGGAGCCTGTTGTTACCCAGCTGCAGGATGAAAAGATTGATCAGTGGAGAGAGGAGCCCCTTGGGCAGGTCAGATATCTTGTTATGATCTAGGTAGAGGTAAGTAAGTTCTGTCAGGTCATCAAAGGCTCCCATCTTTATGGCACTGATGTCATTATTGGACAGATAAAGGTAGACCAGCTGCTTCAGGCCGCGGAAAGCTCCACTGGATATTTCTTTGATGTGGGAATGTTGGAGGTGAAGAGATACAAGATTTTTCATCTCTTTGAAACCGTTGGTTGGCAGCACAGGGAAATTGTTCCTCTGCAGATTGAGAAGTCGGGTCTGCTCCGCTACTTTGGGAATCCTTCTCAATCCAACATTGTCGCATATGACGTGGTGGAGGTCTCCTCCATGACAGTGACAATTCTGAGGACAGGCCTGAAGGACGGGAAGAAGGCATATAAGCAAGGCGATGAATTTGAGCAAGATGTTTGACGGGCCCATGCCAACAGAGCTGTGGTGGACCtgcaggaggagggagaaggttgAATGAAAGTAAGTCTACAGCATGTTGAACACAGCCCTATTTATAATGCTATTAAAGAGCAAAATCCTTCCCACTAACCACAGAAGTAGTCAGATGCTGACTTGGAAGTAACTGTTTTCAAGAACCTGGTGTGGCTTTAACCCTTTGACaccaagcagagagagagagagagaggatgcctGATTTTCTCTTTTCGCAGCTTTAGTTTTCAAGCAAATCACACACAAAACCCCCCCAATGCTCTCTATATCACTTGCAGGAATTTAACTTTTCCTTAGCTATGTGCACAGAAAATAAGGGCTGTCCCCAGCTCCTTGATTTTTTAGTTATTGTGAGATTTCTTGTTCAGTTTAAAGTGACTGATATAAGAACCATGCCTTCTGGAGAGAAAATGTTTGAATTCCCTCACCGTGCAAAGCACATTGAGGGGGAAATGTCACAATATGTTTCATCTTACAAGTTTATTGGCTTCTATGAGTGCAATTCCCCATGAATGCAATGCACATAAAGATCATGTATCCTTTATGCACTATATGTctgcttttggggtttggggggttgttgttttttctgatTAGAGTaacttcattaatatttttttctatcctgcctttataatttttacaaataactcaaggcagcaaatatacagcatcccttcctcctcctattttccccacaacaacattcctgtgaggtgagttgggttgAGGGAAAGTTACTCAAGGTCATTCAGCTGGCTTGTACGGCTAAGGCCAGAATAGAACTCACAATCTTCCACTTTCTGGCCTGCCTGTTGCCTTAACCCATCAGTCCAAACTGGCTCTCTATCGATTACCGTGTTTTTCTCGAAAACAAGaccctgtcttacatttttttgaaccctgaataagcgcttggccttattgccatgcactcagaagcccgattgggcttattatcaaggggatgtcttattttggggaaaacaggctaCTTAATATTGGCTACTAAAATGTATTTTTCTAGTAGAATAGCTTCAACCTGCAGAATGAATGATTCCCCTTTCCTATTGCCCCTATATGTTTTAACCTTTGGTCTGTAgagtaggaaatttctcctgaacaAGTTGTAGGGAAGGGGGAAGATCAGAAAGCTTGTAAGAAACATTACTTCATTTTCTTCATATTGTATTGTAAGGTCTGGCTAGACACTTAAGCCCATGATGAGCCAAAAGAAGAACTTAAGCGGAAGCTTGTGAGAAAGAATCAATATTTAAATTGCACAAAGCAAAAGCTGGGTAAACCATTCCAAACATATATAAAGGAGACATGTAAGGAATAGCCACACCTTGGAGAATGTATGGCATCCTTTTATACCTTCAAAGTACCCAATTTTGGCCCCTGCTCCATGCCTTCCTTGTAGCCCTGCATTGGCTGTGCAGAAAGGAACAGGAATTGAGGGCTTAGCAACAGAGGTATTTACCTGATGTAACTGCACCAGGCGCTAATTTGTACACAAAAACAAGATAAGAGAAGTGAGCAAATGGCAAAGGCAATTCTAATTCTTAGCAAAGCAATTCATACAGAAGCAAAACAGCAAGTTTTTATTATGTCCCAGTAATTCCACCTATTATTATATCCTTATTACTATTCCCCTTCAGTATGCAAGCCATTCCAATACAACTGCTTCGTCAGATTTCCAGATGaacttagttttcttttcttaCATGACAGTTTTATTAAGAATTTTGACAAGAATAAGAGTTATCATAaagtgaaattttaaaaaaatcaagaaaaagggAATAAGCGAGAAGCTATTGgtagaaacaggaaaaaaacatgACTTGCAGGTTTTCTTACAGCagatacacacaaacaaataatCCCAATCATCTCTTTAGGATTAAACCATAACATCCTTTTTCCTATATCCATCTTTCTTAGTTCTCATATACCTGTattatctttttccttttcctttttttaatcttttggtGTAAAAGAAAAGTTTTTTTAGAATAGTTCATTGTCAAAATATTTACAATAGGAAATTGTGGTCCCAGATTTTTcctattttaatcttttttatgGCCTGACAGCCTTCCCTTATTGTTAGAGATCCATTCATCTTCTcttttcatttatccatttacaTTGATAAATGTTTCTTTAAATATTCCTCCCGCTTCTGTTGGGTAATGTTGTCTTCTTTGTATCATTTTGCATTATATTGATCTTCTCTTTCCAtctatttccatttcttttatcATTAATATAGGCAGCTGTTGttgtaataataattttattttcttactgtaaaatatttcttttttcagaATGTTCTAATGCCTTTCAATGTGAATAGAATATTGAAATATCTTTAGACTGCAATACTTCTTCataagtgcagtggtacctctacttaagaacttaattcattccgtgaccaggttcttaagtagaaaagtttgtaagtagaagcaatttttcccataggaatcaatgtaaaagcaaataatgcgtgcaaaccctttaggaaagaaataaaagctcgggatttgggtgggaggaggaggaggaggaagaagaagaggaggaggacagtcgttgcccagagcgaatggagcatttcttttctctgggtgctggcagaggtttattccctctccaagcgctcagtgaaaggaaaatgctttgtttgctctgaactgccaaagtctccttaagtgccaccaaaaggctcctctggcagcccagaaaagcccgagatggctgggattaaaggaggaatggtgggaaactggccaggccttcatgccactctcaaatttcctgggaattttttctgggcttgagttcttaagtagaaaatggttcttatgaagaggcaaaaaaaatcttgaacacccg
This genomic interval carries:
- the CHAD gene encoding chondroadherin, with amino-acid sequence MGPSNILLKFIALLICLLPVLQACPQNCHCHGGDLHHVICDNVGLRRIPKVAEQTRLLNLQRNNFPVLPTNGFKEMKNLVSLHLQHSHIKEISSGAFRGLKQLVYLYLSNNDISAIKMGAFDDLTELTYLYLDHNKISDLPKGLLSPLINLFILQLGNNRLRELRSGTFHGAMNLRWLYLSNNSISSIQPGALDDVENLAIFHLDRNQLSTYPVAAMSKLRVVEDLKLSNNPIKSIPDLAFQSFGRYMETLSMDNMGLEKFSDKAFVGTTALKNIHIEQNKISSLPRSFPFTRLETLSLSNNPWHCSCRLAPLRRWLGSTRTRPEAACASPPQTRGQQIRDSAALRSCKLPSKRSKKGNRH